A genomic stretch from Alloyangia pacifica includes:
- the recR gene encoding recombination mediator RecR, translating to MPERSEIDALIEMMARLPGLGPRSARRTVLHLIRKRELQLAPLADLMSRVAATARECLNCGNVGTAEICPICTDERRANGQICVVEDVGDLWAMERGGSFKGRYHVLGGTLSALDRIGPEELRIPQLVARVQSEAITEVILALNATVDGQTTAHYIADQLETRVEMSSLAQGVPIGGELDYLDDGTITAALNARRKL from the coding sequence ATGCCCGAGCGCAGCGAGATCGACGCGCTGATCGAGATGATGGCCCGGCTGCCGGGCCTTGGCCCGCGTTCGGCGCGGCGCACCGTGCTGCACCTCATTCGCAAGCGCGAGCTGCAGCTCGCACCGCTCGCCGATCTGATGAGCCGGGTCGCCGCCACCGCCCGCGAGTGCCTCAACTGCGGCAATGTCGGCACAGCCGAGATCTGCCCGATCTGCACCGACGAGCGCCGCGCCAATGGCCAGATCTGCGTTGTCGAGGACGTGGGCGACCTTTGGGCGATGGAGCGCGGCGGCAGTTTCAAGGGCCGCTACCATGTGCTCGGCGGCACGCTGTCGGCGCTCGACCGTATCGGTCCCGAGGAGCTGCGCATCCCGCAGCTCGTGGCGCGGGTGCAAAGCGAAGCCATCACCGAGGTGATCCTCGCGCTCAATGCCACGGTCGACGGGCAGACCACGGCGCATTACATCGCCGACCAGCTCGAGACCCGCGTCGAGATGAGCTCGCTGGCTCAGGGCGTGCCCATCGGCGGCGAACTCGACTATCTCGATGACGGCACGATCACTGCGGCGCTCAACGCACGCCGCAAACTCTGA
- a CDS encoding YbaB/EbfC family nucleoid-associated protein has protein sequence MFKGLGGLGDMAKMMKAAQEMQGKMADLQEGLHTTMVTGESGAGLVKATATAKGELKGLDIDPSIFNSDDKEVVEDLILAAIKDAQSKAQDRAEQEMRKLTEELGLPADMKMPF, from the coding sequence ATGTTCAAGGGATTGGGCGGTCTTGGCGACATGGCCAAGATGATGAAGGCCGCGCAGGAGATGCAGGGCAAGATGGCCGACCTGCAGGAAGGCCTGCACACAACCATGGTGACCGGCGAGTCCGGTGCCGGCCTCGTCAAGGCAACCGCCACCGCCAAGGGCGAGCTGAAGGGTCTCGACATCGATCCGTCGATCTTCAACAGCGACGACAAGGAAGTGGTCGAGGACCTGATCCTCGCCGCGATCAAGGACGCGCAGAGCAAGGCGCAGGACCGCGCCGAGCAGGAGATGCGCAAGCTCACCGAAGAGCTTGGCCTTCCCGCAGACATGAAGATGCCGTTCTAA